A section of the Ornithinimicrobium sufpigmenti genome encodes:
- a CDS encoding type IV secretory system conjugative DNA transfer family protein yields MGWNLGRSTAPAGVDLWVPWDRTAGVIGPQGSGKTLDLLTPALLDAPGPALVTLTKPDDLLLTFTSRSIDGRPCVVLDPFGLVPGLPELVWDPIDGCVDAVVAERRAKAFTAGTIKGAVAEGYGDQAARFYAAEAAKVIQAYFHAAALTSRTLDDVLEWVADPRSTVEPSEILRTHPQAARFWHGLLHGALHGDERTAGNTITTVQQALSLFFQEPMRQRCVPGPGRPATNIGQVLAGGGTIYLLGREDPYASASPLMTALAEHVLDTALAMAQHSGWGRLCPPMLACLDELPSTAPLPTLRTRMANERAMGLSFIWAAQTRAQLDSIFGQQEARAVLGLTNNLVLFGGSKDVAFNQEVSDLLGKVRVGRATWNAGHRSGRTYTGEDIPVLTGSEIRQIKERHALVISENGKPIMARLHRCIDGKPGKRLLAEQAMLRDQIGGHRRATITPEARTTAALAAARHHGLIAAEYDR; encoded by the coding sequence GTGGGGTGGAACCTGGGACGGTCCACCGCCCCCGCGGGGGTCGACCTGTGGGTGCCGTGGGACCGCACCGCCGGAGTCATCGGACCGCAAGGTTCAGGCAAGACCTTGGACCTGCTTACCCCTGCCCTGCTCGATGCACCCGGGCCGGCGCTGGTCACCCTCACCAAACCGGATGACCTGCTCCTGACCTTCACGTCCCGCTCCATCGACGGGCGGCCCTGTGTCGTGCTCGACCCGTTCGGGCTGGTGCCCGGGCTGCCCGAGCTCGTGTGGGACCCGATCGACGGGTGCGTGGACGCGGTCGTGGCCGAGCGGCGGGCCAAGGCGTTCACCGCCGGGACGATCAAGGGTGCTGTGGCCGAGGGGTACGGGGACCAGGCCGCCCGGTTCTACGCCGCTGAGGCCGCCAAGGTCATCCAGGCCTACTTCCACGCGGCCGCGTTGACCAGCCGCACCCTGGACGACGTGCTGGAGTGGGTCGCCGACCCGCGCTCCACCGTCGAACCGTCGGAGATCCTGCGCACCCACCCCCAGGCTGCACGGTTCTGGCACGGGCTGCTGCACGGGGCCCTCCACGGAGACGAACGGACCGCCGGCAACACGATCACCACGGTGCAGCAGGCCCTGTCGCTGTTCTTCCAGGAACCGATGCGTCAACGGTGCGTCCCCGGACCCGGACGACCAGCGACCAATATCGGGCAGGTCTTGGCCGGCGGCGGCACTATCTACCTGCTCGGTCGGGAAGACCCCTACGCCTCCGCCTCACCGCTGATGACCGCCCTGGCCGAGCACGTCCTGGACACCGCCCTGGCCATGGCCCAGCACTCAGGCTGGGGTCGGCTGTGTCCACCGATGCTTGCCTGTCTGGACGAGCTGCCCTCCACCGCGCCCCTGCCCACCCTGCGCACCCGGATGGCCAACGAACGCGCAATGGGCCTGTCCTTCATCTGGGCCGCGCAGACCCGCGCCCAGCTGGACTCGATCTTCGGCCAGCAGGAGGCCCGCGCCGTGCTCGGCCTGACCAACAACCTGGTCCTGTTCGGCGGCTCCAAGGACGTCGCCTTCAACCAGGAAGTCTCCGACCTCCTCGGCAAGGTCCGCGTCGGCCGCGCCACCTGGAACGCCGGACATCGCAGCGGACGCACCTACACGGGCGAGGACATCCCCGTCCTGACCGGTTCCGAGATCCGCCAGATCAAGGAACGGCACGCCCTGGTCATCTCCGAGAACGGCAAACCGATCATGGCCCGGCTCCACCGCTGCATCGACGGCAAACCCGGTAAGCGGCTCCTGGCCGAGCAAGCCATGCTCCGAGACCAGATCGGTGGCCACCGGCGCGCCACCATCACCCCCGAGGCTCGCACCACCGCCGCCCTGGCCGCGGCCCGCCACCACGGCCTCATCGCAGCGGAGTACGACAGGTGA